The following are from one region of the Rhodopirellula sp. P2 genome:
- a CDS encoding DUF1501 domain-containing protein, translated as MHNHISSTSENRRRFLANAGMGLGTTALASLVLGPKFANATAPNAASGATSDIPAGCHFAPKAKRVIFLFMAGAPSQIDLFDYKPELVKQFNQPLPPSVSQGQRVTAMTRGKEQLIVPSRFGFSQQGESGMWMSDLLPHLSTQVDKLCFIDSMHTESINHDPGKTAFCTGTELPGKPSMGAWLSYGLGTLNKDLPDYIVMPSAYWSGKVNVQALYSRLWGSGFLPSKHQGTSFQTSGDPVLFLSNPNGIDPTIRRRMLDSLGDLNRKHFGEIGDPEIETTIAQQEMAFRMQTSVPELTDISDESPETLAMYGEEVNNPGSYARNCLLARRMAERDVRFIQLFHRGWDHHSKLPANLPGQCQDVDQPTTALLRDIEQRGLLEDTLVVFAGEFGRTVYGQGKLDMDTYGRDHHPRCFTALLAGGGVQGGMRHGATDEFSYNVVADPVHVRDLHATMLHLLGVDHKRLTFPFQGLEQKLTGVEPARVVKEIIA; from the coding sequence ATGCATAACCACATCAGCTCGACAAGCGAAAATCGTCGTCGGTTCTTGGCCAATGCCGGAATGGGATTGGGAACCACGGCGCTCGCATCGTTGGTACTGGGGCCAAAGTTTGCCAACGCAACGGCCCCCAACGCCGCGTCCGGAGCGACATCCGACATCCCGGCGGGTTGCCACTTTGCTCCCAAAGCGAAACGCGTGATCTTTCTGTTCATGGCGGGAGCCCCCAGCCAAATCGACTTGTTTGACTACAAGCCGGAACTGGTCAAACAGTTCAACCAACCGTTGCCGCCGTCGGTCAGCCAAGGCCAACGCGTGACCGCCATGACGCGTGGCAAAGAGCAACTGATCGTCCCCAGTCGCTTTGGGTTTTCGCAGCAAGGCGAAAGCGGCATGTGGATGAGCGATCTGCTGCCTCACCTTTCGACCCAAGTCGACAAGCTATGTTTCATCGATTCGATGCACACCGAATCGATCAATCATGACCCAGGCAAAACGGCGTTCTGCACCGGAACGGAACTGCCGGGCAAACCCAGCATGGGAGCTTGGTTGAGCTACGGATTGGGAACGCTCAACAAGGATCTGCCGGACTACATCGTGATGCCGTCGGCCTACTGGAGCGGCAAGGTCAATGTTCAAGCGTTGTATTCGCGTCTTTGGGGAAGCGGTTTTTTGCCCTCCAAACACCAGGGCACCAGTTTCCAAACGTCGGGTGATCCGGTCCTGTTTCTTTCCAACCCCAACGGCATCGACCCAACGATTCGGCGACGCATGTTGGATTCATTGGGCGACCTCAATCGCAAGCACTTTGGCGAGATCGGTGACCCCGAAATTGAAACGACCATTGCTCAGCAAGAGATGGCGTTTCGGATGCAAACGTCGGTTCCCGAACTGACGGACATCTCCGACGAGTCTCCCGAAACACTCGCGATGTACGGCGAAGAGGTGAACAACCCGGGGTCCTACGCCCGCAACTGTTTACTGGCCCGCAGGATGGCGGAACGCGACGTTCGCTTCATCCAATTGTTCCATCGCGGGTGGGACCATCATTCGAAGTTGCCGGCCAACCTACCCGGACAATGCCAAGATGTTGACCAACCGACCACGGCCCTGCTGAGGGATATCGAGCAACGTGGATTGCTCGAAGACACACTGGTCGTCTTCGCCGGTGAATTCGGGCGAACGGTGTATGGGCAGGGCAAGTTGGACATGGACACCTATGGTCGCGATCACCACCCGAGGTGCTTCACCGCGTTGCTCGCCGGCGGCGGCGTCCAAGGTGGAATGCGACACGGCGCGACCGATGAATTCAGCTACAACGTCGTCGCTGATCCTGTCCACGTTCGTGACCTGCATGCCACGATGCTTCATCTGCTGGGCGTCGACCACAAACGGCTCACGTTCCCGTTCCAAGGCCTGGAACAAAAATTGACCGGAGTCGAACCCGCTCGGGTGGTCAAGGAGATCATTGCCTGA
- a CDS encoding family 16 glycoside hydrolase — protein MTHLGYLTRACLVLSFVCSLSVQAEDSFEHLFNGKDLSGWAGNDSFWSVRDGVIHGETTKENPTKGNTFLVWQGGEVEDFVFQTQVRFRGNNSGVQYRSELIAPKDFVVKGYQADLHQSPDFFGMLYAEKWRGIVAKRFQKVEVGSDGKPKVVGEVGDRSQKLVDWEWNELTIIAVGDRQIHQVNGVTTMDLTDNHPEARRSGILALQLHAGPPMTCEFKDVQLRKLTATDAKSVLNSYVQSGASTKGKNAEKPSAATAFDWVAKSPTPQWIWRRDQPSSDDPLYLRHQFEFMPEGSKETIRSARLYATCDNEATVWINGKAVGDCPDWKYPIKELDARQFVRAGKNQIAVKAGNRGGVAAFVFKLEVETEDGTVHQVISNPTWKLANEGTGDWKTTAYDDSKWNVAAKSLGNFGKSPWGKPGVGTDQASEDTSFSADEVTVADGFKVELIYQVPKVRQGSWVSLTTDDQGRLYASDQGEAGLYRITLDESSSNATGESGVQVEKMPVKVSGAQGMAWHNGALYFNRGSSPMYRVTDSTGDGLLDHAEELFGTHGGGEHGNHAVIPTEDGEALYVAAGNHTNLPDESIIAGSRVPTWNEDLLLPREWDANGHARGRLAPGGWITRFDPKTNEHEVISMGYRNQYDIALNRAGDLFTYDADMEWDLGSPWYRPTRINHAVSGSDYGWRSGSGKWPEYYEDSLPAVLNIGPGSPTGVVGGQGANFPAKYQDAIYALDWTFGTIYAIHLEPDGAGWKAHQEAFCYGAPLPVTDAIVGKDGALYFTVGGRGTQSALFRITYVGNESTEPVSAPIPGEEARQQRRSLEAFHGKEHAGAVAKAWPHLSNNDRWLRYAARIAVESQPTQQWADKVFVESDTQARITGAVALARRGDDSHRAALINALLAMEPASLPESQLLGLLRAYALTFIRLGEPTAEERELVIEELDALLPNNSKDVNTELVRLLVYLESPTVIDKAIAMMTDAKPTPPAWVENVDFQRNQRYGSRVVKMLENQPPSHEINYAFMLRNLRDGWTMDNLRAYIQFINQAAKYSGGNSYGKFLANLRDEVLGHLSNAQREELSDISGEDFNPVPNFEITAPKGPGKKWTLAEASKHTGGALRQANYESGRNLFHAAQCASCHRFDGLGGDIGPDLTTVKNKFNANYLLESIIEPSKVISDQYGSEVVLLEDGRVLTGLMIENEDQIEIHPVSKAGETVKPVVVDADEIISAKDSPISQMPTDMLNSLNADEVRDLIAYLLSGGDPKAKVYGR, from the coding sequence GTGACCCACCTCGGATATCTGACACGCGCGTGTCTCGTTCTTTCGTTTGTCTGTTCTCTGTCCGTTCAGGCGGAAGACTCCTTCGAACACTTGTTCAACGGAAAAGACCTTTCCGGATGGGCCGGGAACGACTCCTTCTGGTCCGTTCGCGACGGAGTCATTCATGGGGAGACGACGAAAGAGAATCCAACCAAGGGCAACACATTCTTGGTCTGGCAAGGCGGAGAAGTCGAGGACTTTGTCTTCCAAACCCAAGTCCGTTTTCGTGGCAACAACAGCGGCGTGCAATATCGCAGCGAACTGATCGCCCCCAAAGACTTTGTTGTCAAAGGCTATCAAGCGGACCTGCACCAATCGCCCGACTTCTTTGGGATGCTCTACGCAGAGAAATGGCGAGGCATCGTCGCGAAGCGATTCCAAAAAGTCGAAGTCGGTTCGGATGGCAAACCCAAGGTGGTCGGCGAAGTGGGCGACCGCTCGCAAAAGTTGGTCGACTGGGAATGGAACGAACTGACCATCATCGCGGTGGGTGACCGGCAAATTCACCAGGTCAACGGCGTCACCACGATGGACTTGACCGACAACCATCCGGAAGCCCGCCGCAGTGGGATCCTGGCGTTGCAGTTGCACGCCGGACCTCCGATGACTTGTGAGTTCAAAGACGTTCAGCTTCGAAAGCTGACTGCAACGGATGCCAAGTCCGTGTTGAATTCCTACGTCCAAAGTGGTGCTTCTACCAAAGGCAAAAACGCCGAGAAACCTTCGGCTGCGACCGCGTTTGATTGGGTTGCCAAGTCACCGACTCCACAATGGATTTGGCGCCGGGACCAGCCATCGTCCGACGATCCGCTTTATCTGCGGCATCAGTTCGAGTTCATGCCAGAAGGATCCAAAGAAACCATTCGCTCGGCCCGCTTGTATGCCACCTGCGACAACGAGGCGACCGTTTGGATCAATGGAAAAGCGGTTGGTGATTGTCCCGACTGGAAGTACCCGATCAAAGAGCTCGATGCCCGCCAATTCGTCCGGGCAGGCAAGAATCAAATCGCTGTCAAAGCTGGCAATCGCGGTGGAGTGGCGGCTTTCGTTTTCAAACTGGAAGTCGAAACCGAGGATGGAACCGTTCATCAAGTCATCTCCAATCCAACCTGGAAGCTGGCCAACGAAGGGACCGGTGATTGGAAGACGACCGCTTACGATGATTCCAAATGGAACGTCGCCGCCAAGTCGCTGGGAAATTTTGGGAAGTCGCCTTGGGGAAAACCGGGTGTTGGCACCGACCAGGCATCTGAAGACACATCTTTCAGCGCCGACGAAGTCACAGTGGCCGATGGATTCAAAGTCGAACTGATTTATCAAGTTCCCAAAGTCCGCCAAGGAAGCTGGGTCTCGTTGACGACCGACGATCAAGGTCGCTTGTACGCCAGCGATCAAGGCGAGGCGGGCTTGTATCGAATCACGCTGGATGAATCATCTTCCAACGCGACTGGCGAATCAGGCGTCCAAGTTGAGAAGATGCCGGTGAAGGTGTCCGGGGCTCAGGGCATGGCTTGGCACAACGGCGCGTTGTATTTCAACCGCGGAAGCAGCCCGATGTATCGTGTCACCGATTCGACCGGCGACGGGCTGTTGGATCATGCGGAGGAATTGTTCGGCACGCATGGCGGCGGAGAACACGGGAACCACGCCGTGATTCCAACCGAGGACGGCGAGGCACTCTACGTCGCTGCGGGCAACCACACGAATCTGCCGGACGAATCCATCATCGCTGGATCACGCGTCCCGACCTGGAACGAAGACCTGCTGCTGCCGCGTGAATGGGACGCCAACGGACACGCTCGCGGTCGACTCGCACCCGGCGGCTGGATCACTCGGTTCGATCCCAAGACGAACGAACATGAAGTCATCTCGATGGGTTATCGCAACCAATACGACATTGCATTGAACCGTGCCGGAGACTTGTTCACGTATGACGCGGACATGGAATGGGACCTCGGTTCGCCCTGGTACCGCCCGACGCGAATCAACCATGCCGTCAGCGGTTCGGACTACGGATGGCGGAGTGGATCCGGGAAGTGGCCGGAGTATTACGAGGACAGCTTGCCAGCCGTCTTGAACATCGGCCCCGGCAGCCCCACGGGTGTGGTCGGCGGCCAAGGAGCCAACTTCCCCGCCAAGTATCAAGACGCGATCTACGCGTTGGATTGGACCTTCGGAACGATCTACGCGATTCACTTGGAACCCGATGGAGCCGGCTGGAAAGCTCACCAAGAAGCGTTCTGCTACGGAGCCCCCCTGCCCGTGACCGATGCCATCGTTGGCAAGGATGGCGCGTTGTACTTCACCGTTGGTGGACGTGGCACCCAGTCCGCTCTGTTCCGAATCACATACGTCGGTAACGAATCGACGGAACCTGTTTCGGCTCCCATCCCAGGCGAAGAAGCTCGTCAACAGCGTCGAAGCTTGGAAGCCTTCCACGGGAAAGAACACGCAGGCGCGGTCGCCAAGGCTTGGCCGCATCTTTCGAACAACGATCGGTGGCTTCGATACGCGGCACGAATCGCTGTCGAGTCGCAACCGACGCAGCAATGGGCCGACAAGGTCTTCGTCGAATCCGACACGCAAGCCCGGATCACCGGTGCAGTCGCTCTGGCACGCCGAGGGGATGACTCTCATCGGGCTGCTTTGATCAACGCATTGTTAGCCATGGAACCTGCGAGTTTGCCCGAGTCGCAATTGCTCGGACTGCTGCGAGCCTACGCGTTGACGTTCATTCGACTTGGCGAACCAACCGCCGAAGAACGCGAACTGGTCATCGAAGAGCTCGATGCTTTGCTTCCCAACAACAGCAAAGACGTGAACACCGAACTGGTTCGCTTGTTGGTTTATCTGGAATCACCCACGGTGATCGACAAAGCCATTGCCATGATGACGGACGCGAAACCGACGCCTCCGGCTTGGGTGGAAAACGTCGATTTCCAACGCAACCAACGCTACGGTTCGCGAGTCGTGAAGATGCTCGAGAACCAACCGCCATCTCACGAGATCAACTACGCGTTCATGCTGCGAAACCTGCGTGATGGTTGGACCATGGACAACCTTCGGGCTTACATCCAGTTCATCAACCAAGCCGCGAAATACAGCGGAGGCAACAGCTACGGCAAGTTCCTTGCGAATTTGCGTGACGAAGTGCTGGGGCACCTCAGCAACGCCCAGCGGGAAGAACTCTCCGACATCAGCGGCGAGGACTTCAACCCCGTTCCCAACTTTGAAATCACCGCTCCCAAAGGCCCCGGCAAAAAGTGGACTTTGGCAGAAGCAAGCAAGCACACCGGTGGTGCGTTGCGTCAGGCCAACTACGAAAGCGGTCGCAATCTTTTCCACGCCGCTCAGTGTGCTTCCTGTCATCGGTTCGATGGGCTGGGTGGCGACATTGGTCCGGACCTGACAACGGTGAAGAACAAATTCAACGCGAATTACTTGCTCGAATCCATCATCGAACCCAGCAAGGTCATCAGCGATCAATACGGATCGGAGGTGGTGCTGCTGGAAGACGGTCGCGTGTTGACTGGCCTGATGATTGAAAACGAAGACCAAATCGAAATTCATCCGGTCAGCAAGGCTGGGGAGACGGTGAAACCAGTCGTCGTGGATGCGGATGAAATCATCTCCGCGAAAGACTCGCCAATCTCGCAGATGCCGACGGACATGTTGAATTCGTTGAACGCAGACGAGGTCCGTGACTTGATCGCGTACTTGTTGTCCGGCGGTGACCCCAAAGCCAAGGTTTACGGAAGATAG
- a CDS encoding sulfatase family protein gives MSRITNGLIGLAITVFFGAAFATAKETERQPDIVVYLADDLSASDLALYGGTNIETPAIDQLAAEGMTFDRAFVASPSCAPSRAALLTGLMPARNGAEENHTYPHEDVLKLPVVLNELGYQTVAFGKVAHSRSASDYQFDTHDRAQDIPAVRKNVRAFLENRDDSRPLALFVGVSNPHVPWPSESTVDPESMSLPEKLLDTPQTRVQRSRYLQEVKDLDAYLSELRQLVDEHLSEDRLFLFSSDHGAQFPFGKWTLYDEGIRVPLIVSRTGVIEAGSRTDAMVSWIDILPTLIEVSGGEVPEGIDGKSFAGVLRDASQDHRERIFATHSGDKMMNVYLSRSIRTEQYKLIWNPHPEFAFTTHIDLLLRATSGDYFKEWTEAAKTDAHAAEVVASHHGRPELELFDLTNDSNETKNLADEPELASVRSRLLAELKDWMRTQGDELTVFHEPLLLDAPETWVPRKPSTGR, from the coding sequence ATGAGCAGAATCACCAATGGTTTGATCGGACTGGCGATCACTGTCTTCTTCGGTGCTGCGTTTGCAACCGCGAAGGAAACGGAACGCCAACCCGACATCGTGGTCTATTTAGCGGATGATTTGTCGGCGTCGGACTTGGCATTGTATGGCGGCACCAACATTGAAACGCCAGCCATTGATCAATTGGCCGCCGAAGGCATGACGTTCGATCGTGCTTTCGTGGCCAGCCCGTCGTGCGCACCCAGTCGGGCTGCGCTCTTAACGGGTTTGATGCCCGCACGAAATGGCGCGGAAGAAAATCACACGTACCCACACGAGGATGTGTTGAAACTGCCGGTCGTCTTGAATGAACTCGGCTACCAGACGGTCGCGTTCGGAAAGGTGGCTCATTCCCGCAGTGCATCGGACTATCAGTTCGACACGCACGATCGAGCCCAAGACATTCCCGCGGTGCGAAAGAACGTGCGAGCCTTCCTGGAAAATCGCGATGACTCGCGTCCATTGGCATTGTTCGTCGGAGTTTCCAACCCGCACGTTCCGTGGCCGAGCGAATCCACCGTGGATCCGGAATCCATGTCGCTACCGGAGAAGTTACTCGATACACCGCAAACCCGGGTCCAACGATCTCGCTACCTGCAAGAGGTCAAAGACTTGGACGCTTACCTGAGTGAACTGCGGCAATTGGTTGACGAACACCTGTCCGAAGATCGATTGTTCCTGTTTTCCAGTGATCACGGGGCCCAGTTCCCGTTTGGCAAATGGACGCTCTATGACGAAGGAATCCGCGTCCCGCTCATCGTTTCGCGTACCGGAGTGATCGAGGCCGGTTCACGCACAGATGCGATGGTCAGTTGGATCGACATCTTGCCGACCTTGATTGAGGTCAGTGGTGGTGAAGTGCCCGAAGGCATCGACGGAAAGTCATTCGCGGGAGTGTTGCGTGATGCGTCCCAGGACCATCGCGAGCGAATCTTCGCGACGCACAGCGGCGACAAGATGATGAACGTTTATCTCAGTCGCAGCATTCGAACCGAACAGTACAAATTGATCTGGAATCCGCATCCGGAATTTGCGTTCACGACGCACATCGATTTGTTGCTTCGGGCCACATCGGGGGACTATTTCAAAGAATGGACCGAGGCGGCCAAGACTGACGCTCACGCGGCGGAAGTTGTCGCCAGTCATCACGGACGCCCTGAGTTGGAACTGTTCGATCTGACCAACGATTCGAACGAGACCAAAAACTTGGCGGACGAACCTGAATTGGCGAGTGTTCGATCTCGCTTGCTGGCTGAACTGAAGGATTGGATGCGGACTCAAGGCGACGAACTGACGGTCTTTCACGAACCGCTCCTGCTCGACGCTCCCGAAACATGGGTTCCTCGCAAACCATCAACAGGTCGGTAG
- a CDS encoding alpha-L-rhamnosidase C-terminal domain-containing protein: MKCKPNQDWNHAWGAAPANLLPRHVLGVQPVRPGWKRVLVRPCPGDLKFARGKVPSKHGPIHVDWNRESGFKLSVDLPEGITAILDSPALEGVQSVSVNGSPVSVTRKQTRWVLDGEFRGSILVEAN; this comes from the coding sequence ATGAAGTGCAAACCCAACCAAGATTGGAATCACGCTTGGGGTGCGGCTCCAGCAAACCTGCTTCCGCGTCATGTGCTTGGCGTCCAACCTGTCCGGCCAGGTTGGAAACGAGTCCTCGTGCGTCCTTGCCCGGGTGATCTGAAATTTGCTCGCGGAAAAGTGCCGTCCAAGCATGGCCCCATCCACGTGGATTGGAATCGCGAATCGGGTTTCAAGCTTTCCGTCGATTTGCCCGAGGGAATCACCGCGATTCTCGATTCACCTGCCCTGGAGGGTGTGCAATCGGTTTCAGTCAACGGATCGCCCGTGTCCGTGACCCGCAAACAGACCCGATGGGTTCTCGATGGCGAATTCAGGGGCTCGATTTTGGTCGAGGCCAATTGA
- a CDS encoding sulfatase family protein, translating into MNCFRLSAVVACFVLIAGVWPSHQTQAKQPNVVFLLSDDQSWTDYGFMGHPHIQTPNIDQLAKSGLVYERGYVTAPLCRPSLASLATGLYPHQTGIRGNDPVMPTGQNRRKNMQLFASLRKQMTAPLHRQPSFIRSLKDNGYATLQTGKWWEENPLDHGFTDAMTHGDVSRGGRHGDVGLQIGRTTMKPVYDFVDSAVADDKPFFIWYGVFLPHAPHNAPERLFDKYKDIAPNEPTARYWANVEWLDEGCGQIIQHLKDKGLYEDTIFIYTCDNGWVQDPDRKNASIRSKREPVEAGIRTPIIISHAGTVTPRRDSETLASNIDVAPTILKACGIEPPKEMPGLDLRDPEVLRQRNRIFVDVYNHDSDLDQLDDLDNGLQARVVIDGWDKLIVRPSGKELFDLQADPDDRNDLAAKQADKVERLSNIIDEWLESTPVIGK; encoded by the coding sequence ATGAACTGTTTCCGATTGTCCGCCGTTGTCGCGTGTTTTGTTTTGATCGCTGGAGTTTGGCCATCGCATCAAACGCAGGCCAAACAACCCAACGTCGTGTTCCTGCTGAGTGACGACCAATCGTGGACCGACTACGGGTTCATGGGGCATCCGCATATCCAGACACCCAACATCGATCAATTGGCAAAGTCAGGCTTGGTGTATGAGCGGGGCTATGTCACGGCGCCACTTTGCCGACCTTCGTTGGCAAGTCTCGCGACGGGCCTGTATCCGCATCAGACTGGAATCCGCGGAAACGATCCCGTGATGCCAACCGGTCAAAATCGCAGAAAGAATATGCAGCTCTTCGCATCGTTACGGAAGCAAATGACGGCTCCGCTGCACCGGCAGCCCTCGTTCATTCGGTCGCTCAAGGACAACGGCTACGCGACCTTGCAAACCGGAAAGTGGTGGGAAGAAAACCCACTGGATCACGGTTTCACCGATGCCATGACCCACGGCGATGTTTCGCGAGGCGGCCGGCACGGGGACGTGGGTTTGCAGATCGGTCGAACCACGATGAAACCGGTGTATGACTTCGTCGACTCCGCCGTCGCGGACGACAAACCATTCTTCATCTGGTACGGAGTGTTCTTGCCGCACGCACCGCACAACGCTCCCGAGCGTTTGTTCGACAAGTACAAAGACATCGCTCCCAATGAACCCACCGCTCGATACTGGGCCAACGTGGAATGGTTGGACGAAGGGTGCGGACAGATCATCCAGCACTTGAAAGACAAGGGTCTCTACGAAGACACGATCTTCATCTACACCTGCGACAACGGTTGGGTCCAAGATCCCGACCGAAAGAACGCGAGCATTCGCTCCAAGCGAGAGCCCGTGGAAGCTGGGATTCGGACACCGATCATCATTTCGCATGCTGGTACCGTGACACCTCGCCGCGATTCAGAGACGCTTGCCAGCAACATTGATGTCGCTCCGACCATTTTGAAAGCCTGTGGCATTGAACCTCCGAAGGAAATGCCCGGATTGGACCTGCGTGATCCCGAGGTGCTGCGTCAACGAAACCGGATCTTTGTGGACGTCTACAACCACGACAGTGATCTCGACCAACTGGATGACCTCGACAATGGCTTGCAAGCTCGAGTCGTCATCGACGGATGGGACAAGCTGATCGTCCGCCCAAGCGGAAAAGAGCTTTTTGATCTTCAAGCAGATCCAGACGATCGAAACGATCTCGCAGCAAAGCAGGCCGACAAAGTCGAACGTCTGTCAAACATCATCGACGAGTGGCTCGAGAGCACGCCCGTCATCGGGAAGTGA
- a CDS encoding competence/damage-inducible protein A yields MPHITAEIISIGDEMITGARLDTNTQWLSQRLGELGVDVQFHSTVGDTLSHNTDVFRIAARRADIVVATGGLGPTRDDLTREAIAESLGLPLQLHEPSLEFIRSMFQRRGREMPERNSCQAMFPLGATPIHNPQGTAPGIDVVATREDGTQSRIFALPGVPAEMKTMFDETVAAAVLASNGQRQHIAHHIMKFFGIGESDMEQRLGDMIARDRQPRVGITVSAATISLRIVATGDTPEECEAAIAKTRAEILEKAGEFYFGDGETFEQHHAVIRHLNEVGQRLLLVELGRAAPLGDWFAAVSDEPGFTADVPAFVGGISLADVDDLRQWTGMPQDASAETCLTALRERLSADWVLLVDEYPSLHRTSEHPLPGSDVTFTVAAPDGSFPSITQHLGAHPSILHARVAKAGLFWLRKCFVTAPSGV; encoded by the coding sequence ATGCCACACATCACGGCCGAAATCATTTCCATTGGCGATGAAATGATCACCGGAGCCCGCCTGGACACCAACACCCAGTGGCTCAGCCAGCGTCTCGGCGAATTGGGTGTGGACGTACAATTTCACTCCACCGTCGGCGACACACTCTCGCACAACACCGATGTGTTTCGGATCGCAGCCCGCCGGGCCGACATCGTCGTTGCCACGGGTGGATTGGGCCCCACACGGGATGACCTGACCCGGGAAGCGATCGCGGAATCCCTCGGGCTGCCGCTGCAACTGCACGAACCTTCGCTGGAGTTCATCCGGTCCATGTTTCAGCGTCGCGGGCGAGAAATGCCCGAACGCAACAGTTGCCAAGCGATGTTTCCGCTCGGTGCCACGCCAATTCACAACCCTCAGGGAACCGCCCCCGGGATCGACGTCGTCGCAACTCGCGAGGACGGCACGCAGTCTCGCATCTTCGCACTGCCCGGCGTGCCTGCGGAAATGAAGACGATGTTCGACGAAACGGTCGCGGCCGCCGTCCTGGCGTCCAACGGGCAACGTCAACACATCGCTCACCACATCATGAAGTTCTTTGGCATCGGCGAAAGTGACATGGAACAACGCTTGGGCGACATGATCGCTCGTGACCGTCAACCACGAGTCGGCATCACGGTCAGCGCCGCAACGATCTCCTTGCGAATCGTCGCGACGGGCGACACCCCCGAGGAATGTGAAGCCGCAATCGCCAAAACTCGCGCTGAGATCCTCGAGAAAGCCGGCGAGTTCTACTTCGGCGACGGGGAAACGTTCGAGCAACACCACGCGGTCATTCGTCATCTCAACGAAGTCGGCCAGCGATTGCTGTTGGTTGAACTCGGCCGAGCCGCCCCACTGGGCGATTGGTTTGCCGCCGTCTCGGACGAACCCGGCTTCACCGCGGATGTGCCCGCATTCGTCGGAGGAATCTCACTCGCCGATGTCGACGATCTGCGACAATGGACGGGGATGCCCCAGGACGCTTCCGCGGAAACCTGCTTGACCGCACTGCGGGAACGCTTGTCGGCCGATTGGGTGTTGCTGGTGGACGAGTACCCCAGCCTGCACCGAACCAGCGAACATCCGTTGCCGGGAAGCGATGTCACGTTCACCGTGGCAGCACCCGATGGTTCGTTCCCATCCATCACTCAACACCTCGGAGCTCATCCGAGCATCTTGCACGCCCGCGTCGCAAAAGCGGGTTTGTTTTGGTTACGAAAGTGTTTTGTCACCGCCCCATCAGGAGTTTGA